The genomic region CAGGGAAGGTAGGGGCGGGGTGGTGAGCAGGGAAGGGACTGGGCATACTGCTACTAATGGGacttctctttccttggcttaGAGTCCGGCAGAGTTCCTCTATCTTGTCTTGTTGCTGACTGAAGCTGTCCCCTTCTCCAATCCTTCTTCATCTCCTGGGAGGTAGCGGGATATCAGCATTATGGTTGGGTTCAAGGCTACGGATGTACCCCCTACTGCCGCTGTGAAGTTCCTGGGCGCAGGCACAGCTGCCTGCATTGCAGATCTCATCACCTTTCCTTTGGACACCGCTAAAGTCCGGCTGCAGGTGAGGGGAGGAAGCCTGGGGTTCCTGATGTCGTCTAGTCTGTTCTGCCCCAAGACAGACTCCTTAAGGGCCAGGGAAGTGTTTAGAACAGTAAAGTTCGGAGCATGAGGATGGCAGGAGATGGGGAGGGCAACCTGCCTATCCATCTAACCACCCATCTTGACCTTGCAGATTCAAGGAGAAAGGCAGGGGCCAGTGCGGGCTGCGACCAGCGCCCAGTACCGCGGTGTGCTGGGCACCATCCTGACCATGGTGCGCACCGAGGGCCCTCGTAGCCTCTACAGTGGGCTGGTCGCTGGCCTACAGCGCCAGATGAGCTTTGCCTCTGTCCGCATCGGCCTCTACGACTCTGTTAAGCAGTTCTACACCAAGGGTTCTGAGCGTGAGTGTGGAACGGGGCCATAGGCCCCTTggccttttcttctttgtgatgATTGATTCCACCAAATCATCCTTGATTGATGATTTGCTGCATAGCTCCTTGAGGCTCCAAGATCCCTAGGCTGATCAGAGGAACTGAGAACTGGAAGGGACCTTGATTCTCTTAATGATTCCTGAACACCTGGGCTGTGCTAAGCTTTGTGCAGGGCATCCTCCCAGGACGGTCCTCACAACCACTTTGAGAGTAGGTGGTATCAtctacagatgaagagactgagtcTTGCTGGGTGGAAAGGACTTGGCCAAGGACACACCGTGGGAAGCCAGAAAAACGCCCAAGACTTTCACCTCCAAGGTCACTCTTCCATTTCATCTCCTCAGCATGCCTTGCCCACCCTCCATTTTACACATGTGGAAACTGAGAACCCAGATCAAAAGGTTGACTTTTCCCAAGATTACAGGAAGGGGGAGAAACCGATCTGGCATGAGATCCCAAATCTTATGGGTCCCAGGCCTTAAGAAGGCcacttctctctgagcctcggtcttCACATCTGTCAAATGGAAAGGGTTATGATTTCTCAGGGCCTCTGCCCTCTTGAGCTAAGTCTCGTTTTGTCCACCTCCTTGCTATGACCTGTGCCTCGCAAGCAGTAGACACCCACAGTGTTGTTTTCTTTGATGCAAGGAGTTTTTCGAGCAAGAGCTTGTCTGGATCCTATTCCCAAAAGGCAAGAGATGACAGTGATGAGGTGGTTTTGGTGAGGAGAGGCGGAAGATGAATACAAGCCCAGCCGGGCACTGACCCCCATGGTTCTCCCACAGATGCTGGCATTGGGAGCCGCCTCCTGGCAGGCAGCACCACAGGTGCCTTGGCTGTGGCTGTGGCCCAGCCCACAGATGTGGTAAAGGTCCGGTTCCAGGCTCAGGCCCGGGCTGGAAGAGGCCGGAGATACCAAAGCACTGTTGATGCCTACAAGACCATTGCCCGAGAGGAAGGGTTCCGAGGACTCTGGAAAGGTGTGTTTCCGTGTATTGGGTGTTTCTTCTTCCcgacctcctcctcctcccccgcttTTCCCTGGTCTCACATCGGTACCCTCTCCTTCTGTAGGGACCTCTCCCAATGTTGCTCGTAATGCCATTGTCAACTGTGCTGAGCTGGTGACCTACGATCTCATCAAGGATGCCCTCCTGAAGGCCAACCTCATGACAGGTGAGTTAGGGTAAATGGTGCCGGGTCTCGCCCTTCCCGCAATCTAGGATCAGATGTGGGAGTGTGGTTGCCTGACGATCACATCTCTTCATCCTACTTCCCCTCTGCTTGTGGAATGAGTTCAGATTTACCATACTGAAGCCAGCTGGGATGAAGCTCCCACTTGGCACACTTAGGCACTGAGGCAACATGACTCAGGTCATCAGAAGTCCCAGCTAGAGTCTCTCTCTAAAACCGTCAGACCCCTAAGCTACTTTAATCATCTCTTTCCTTCTGGAATGATGGGGTGAGGAGTCCTGactgcctctcctgctcctccttggCAGATGATCTCCCTTGCCACTTCACTTCCGCCTTCGGGGCCGGCTTCTGCACCACCGTCATTGCCTCCCCTGTCGATGTGG from Zalophus californianus isolate mZalCal1 chromosome 11, mZalCal1.pri.v2, whole genome shotgun sequence harbors:
- the UCP2 gene encoding mitochondrial uncoupling protein 2, coding for MVGFKATDVPPTAAVKFLGAGTAACIADLITFPLDTAKVRLQIQGERQGPVRAATSAQYRGVLGTILTMVRTEGPRSLYSGLVAGLQRQMSFASVRIGLYDSVKQFYTKGSEHAGIGSRLLAGSTTGALAVAVAQPTDVVKVRFQAQARAGRGRRYQSTVDAYKTIAREEGFRGLWKGTSPNVARNAIVNCAELVTYDLIKDALLKANLMTDDLPCHFTSAFGAGFCTTVIASPVDVVKTRYMNSALGQYSSAGHCALTMLQKEGPRAFYKGFMPSFLRLGSWNVVMFVTYEQLKRALMAACTSREAPF